The Numida meleagris isolate 19003 breed g44 Domestic line chromosome 18, NumMel1.0, whole genome shotgun sequence genome segment CAGATTCTTCGTGCTGTGGCCATGGACCAACCTCTGCCTGCATTTGCTCCTGCACAGGGCTCCCCTGGATGCCGGCAGCCTGTGCCACGGGGCCAGGGCTCCCTAGAGCAGGAGAGGAGGTGGAAGCAGTACCTGGAGGACGAGCGGATCGCGCTCTTCCTGCAGAACGAGGAGTTCatgaaggagctgcagaggaacCGGGATTTCCTCCTTGCCCTGGAGAGAGGTGAGAAGCACCTTTAGGAACCTCTGTCTGCTTTTCAGGCGCGTGCCCCACTCTGGGGCGCTACTCCTGCTGCGGTGTGTCAACCTCATCCCCATCCGCTGCAGTTGGAAAACCACTGCGTGTCGGCGGGTGCTCacttcctctgctgtgggctcCCACAGGGTGCCTGCGGTCGCTGTGCTGCAGCGGTGATGGTGCCGGGGGGACGCTGCCTGCCCGCTCCCACCACTCCCAGCTGCAGTGTGGAGATGTTTGACATCCCTGGGGTGTGGCAGAGCTTgtccctttgctgctgcagggactgAGTGCAGTGGGCATGTATGGGCAAGGAGCATGAAGCTATGCGTGCTGCCTCGAGAGTCTGACcagggctttttgtttttcagatcgACTGAAATATGAGTCAAAAAAATCCAAGTCGAccagtgctgctgtcagcagtgatttctgtttctcctccaTGACACCAGGTAATTTCAAGATGCACAAGAGTATCTCCTGCCATCAGTGGGATGCCCGGCAGCTCCACCCAATGTGCCAcgccatgctgtgccatgccatgtgATGTGGCTGCATGGGGAGGAACCCAGCTGGTCCCTCCCTACTGCACAGAGCCTCTAAAAGCACATGGCAATGGGGCAGGCAGGTGAtggagctgggtgctggtgcCCTCCCCACCCAGCCGCTCCTGTGTCCTGCCTCCATTCATCCCCTGGGCCCAGTTCCCAGCGGTGACAAAATCCACTGTCATCTTGATGGGAGCAGAGGATTGTGGCTGGGAGGCATAATGACTGTTCCCAAGTAATCCTGATTAACCTCAGCAGGGAagcagctgcctggggacaGAATTAGCACTGATAGCTGTCCAGGTCCCagagtggggctggggtgggcaAGATGCGGCTGCTCAGCTGCAAGTTGGGGTCACTGCCTCCAGGGTTTCTGCACCCCAGATCTCAGAGGGGTTTTGTCACCCAGAGCCAGGCATGAAGTGCTGTGCCCTTGTCCTGCTCTCTGTTACTTGGCTCTGACAGTGACCAGATGTGCTGCTGGTGCCCAAATGTTTGCCTTCCAGGTGACGTAGCCCCTCCTGGAAACAGCGAGGCCGGCAGTGCCGTATCTGATGATGCCTTATTCAGAGACAAATTGAAACACATGGGAAAATGTGAGTTGGTTTCCAGGCTCCAGTCTGGCAGCAGGAAGCCCACGAGGGGTTGGAGGAGTCCGTGGATATTTTGTGGCGTGTGTTGATGATGCAGGTGGTGCTGGGGATCCcagaagaggaagcagaggaattTGCTGTaactttccctttcctcttaaGCCAGTCACAGTCTGCTTCTCCCATTGCAAAACAAACCCAagttctttgggcagcctgactCAGACTGCAGCTGGCCAAGACCCACTGGGGTGGCCTGGGGTAGTCATGGGTAGGGAGTACCACGGAAATCCCAATGAAAGGGTACGAACACCAGCACCTCTGGCCAGAGGCCACTTGTGTCCCTGCTGGTGGCAGGACCTGGCTCTCagtgcccagcactgcagtggcTGCTCCCGGCACTGGTGGCTCTTTCCTGTAGCTGTCTTCTCCCCACCATCCCTGGCAGCTCTTGGGGGAGTTTGGGGTGAGACCCTCACTGGGCTGCTTCCTTCCAGCAACGCGCAAGAAGCTGTTTGAACTTGCCAGAGCCTTCTCCGAGAAGACGAAGATGAGgaagtcaaaaagaaaacacttgttGAAGCACCAGGTGTATCCTAAAAGGGGCTTGTTACCATCTGCCCCTGGTAGCTGGGACTGTTGGGGGAATGCAGGGTATGAGTGGTCCTGGGGACTCTGTGAGACTGCGGTTTGGAGAGGAGCGTCCCCAGGTGCCCCAACAGCTGTGGGCTGTGAGGAGCAGTTTGTGGTGCTACGGCCGTGGTTTTCCTTAGCAGAGAATGCAGGCTGGGGACAGCTGCGTCCACAGCAAATCTTCTTGATGATGTCGAAGGACACTCGTGCGGTAAGAAAggctgtgccatgccgtgctgtgccatTCCGTGTtgtgctgtgccgtgccatgccatgccatgccatacTGTGCCACCTCAGTGGTATGGGACTGGCATCACCTGTGGGGCAGTTGCAGCCCCTGACCCGTCTGTCTCTGTCTTTCAGATGAAGATTTTCAAGCACGACGGCAGCAGCTCCgggaagaggaggagatgctgaaggAAGGGCAATAAATGGTGAGGGCCCTGTCGgcagctgtggtgctgcagctggtgaCAGCCCCAGCACTGTGATGGTGCTGGCCGTGGTGTGGCTGAGGCTGAGCACACACTGTTCTCCCTCCTCCTGGTCTCCTCCCCTCCAGGTCCCAGCGCTGGGGTTTACTGCTGGCACAGAATGTGCAAAGGGCTTAATAAGAAGacagctgaaaaaaggaaaaaaaaaaacccacccaacGACAAATAACCTAGTTTTTTGGCTGCTCCCCCTCTGCTGTTGTACTTCTCTGAAGTACAAGTGTTGAAGTGAGGCACAAAGTTTTCTTATCAGAGGTTTGAAAACAACTTCTCCTACCTAGCAaatcagccaaaaaaaaaagggaaagaaaaggaaacacagctGGCAGCTGGAGTGAGCTGTGGCACAGGAGCTGGTGGGTCTGGGACTCAGGGAGGAGCCGTCCCTCCTGCACGCGGGATCCACACAGTGCCGCCAGAAGAGTGCACATGGGCTGTGCTAAGGGGGATGCCCCCGCTGCGGGAGCTGCTTGGCGGAGCGTCCCTGCGCATATCTCTGTGGTGATCTGATGTAACTTTCCTCTGCATAcgcaggaaaagaaaacacatgagaaagaaactaaaaacCGTCGTCTACTATTGCTAGGGGTAATAAGCAGAGATTCAGATCAGGTAATAGATAATGTAAGTTGTTTATAAAAGGAAAGGCCTTCTTTTCCGAGGCATTTCCCTTTGCATTAAACTTTTGCCTTTGGCATTGCTCAAACTGCCTTGAAGTCGGACCCTCACTGCCTTGCTCCCTGCGGGGCAGCACTAAGGGCTGgatctgtgccagtgcagcgGCCGGGCCAGGACGCATCCCATCGGGTGCAGTGCTCCAGtggtgctcccagggctgggcagggacATCCCCTGCTGCTGTAGGTAAGGTGGAGATTTGGGGCttgcagctggggctggcagaaatgtttttggCATAAGGGTTTCATGAGCCAGTGCGGGTCAGGAGGAGCACTCCCAGCCTTGGGAATCGTTTTTCCAGGAGAGCGCAGGGGCAGCCGGGAGGCAGCGCTTGGATCTCTGCAGCATCCTGAGATGCTGTCAGGCTAAAAATAATTACGTAAACAAATTCCTTTGCTGTGTAAGTAACGAGTGACGAGCACCAAGTCAGAATTCACTCCCGCcagcacattttcttctcctttatcAGCATAATCTGTTTACTGCTCAATCAGGAGGTGGCTGCAGACGTGCCTGTTCTGCTTTCTGGCTCCTGTGAACCAGCACAAATGTTGTAAGATTTGTGCTGCGAAGGCGGCAGACGCAGAATCCCATCCACCAGACAAGCACACAACTGCTGTCCCTGCCTCTCTGTGGGTTTGCTAACAGAGCCCACATTGCTCTGGCTCACTCTGGGCTCCTCCCAAATCCACCCTGTATCCCCTTTGAAGTGGATGCCAACGTTTTTCCCCGCAGCCACAGTGCACCTGTTGAGTGCTgccacagggctgcagggacaccACGTGCCCTCAGCGCTGCCATGGGCTGCTGGCACCAGGGTTGGCGCTCCTTGAAGCAGCAGAAGGTGCAGCCCTCAAGTCTGAGCCCAACTTTGGTTCTGCTCCTTTTTAAGGAAGGGGCAGTGGTGTCCCCTTTGAAATGGAGGctacagcagtgctgcatggcACTGGCCTTTTCCCCAAGGTGACTTTATGAGGTGGGAATGGGATGCAGGGAGGTACTgggcaggcacagccctgccctgcatAGGACCAGGTCTGGGGAGGTGCATGTGCCACATGTTACGGTGCAAAGCGTGAAGCTGTGGctttgctgctggagcaggagccgGGGGGCTGCTATCACCAGCCCAGGGCTGGCTCTGACATAGCGGGAGGCCGCcgctgctccctcccagcccaaaGCAGCGCtgcatatttggaaaaaaatcaagcttgGAATTGGATCAGCTTGTAAATGTTCCAGTGCTTCTGAGCTACTAAGGGCTTAACTCACAACAAAGTTTCCATGTGTGCAGGAAGCACAGACAGGCGGAGCAGCAGGGGCTCCTGCAGGCTCCGAGCTGCTGTCCCAGCGGCTGTGGCTGCTTTGGGGTCAGGGGATGCGCTCCTAACAACGCCCTGAGCTGTCCCAGCCTGTGCTGCGCAGCTCTCGGTGATGTCACTCTGCggccattttaaaatatcttggAGGCACAAAACATCGTTTCAATGGACGATGAAGAGTGGttatttttatctcctttaAAACAACACTAAATCAGGTCTAACGAGCAGAAAGGCCCCTACAACCGGCTCGGGAgccaaaatgcatttctcaCACAAAGCTGTACAATTCTCAGTGACGTTTCTATCACTTCTATACAAAACgttttaaaaagaacaacaacaaaggaagTCTGTGGCGTGTGTGAGTGTTGCTCTTTtagaatttatttccatgagTGATTTTCTTAAAGATGTTTAATAGTAATTCGTATAATAAAGTCCTGTTGTACTCTTAACACTgtggcattttgctttttgctgctgttattttacagggggagaaaggaagaaatcagagTGGGGAGGGACCTGCCTCGTCCTGGAACAGCTGCAGTGCTTCTTCCTGAATTCTCTCTGGGAGCAGgagttttgtttcagaactgtGTTTTAATGAAACAGCGCTGGGAGAAGCCCAGAACTAAAAGCTGTGGTGGGATCACGGTGAACACTGGAGGAGCTTCAGGCTAGCACCTCCGTGCACGTGTTCTGTGAGCGTAGCGGCGTGACAACTGCTCCCAGCACCCATTTCAGGACTTTTAGACCCAGCTCTGGGACAGCAGCGCTGGCCCTTTAAATGGCGGAGGGGGCGGATCCGCAGCTCGGCTATCGGCTGCCTCTGCCTGCGCGCCACCTCCCGCCCTCGGTGCACCCTGGCAGCGGATTGGTCAGCGGCGCAGCGGGAGAGCACTTCCGCTTCCGGGTGGCGGGGCAGCCTGTCGCTAGGGTGGCGCTGTTGCTAGGGGAGGACTAGGCCGCCGCCATGGCGGGGAGCCGCATGCAAAAGACCGGAAGCGTGTTTAGCCGGTACGGGGGGTGTCGGGAGGGCGAGTGTAGGGCTCAGGGGCTGCGGGGAGGAAGGGCTGAGCCCGGGACGGGCCCTGAGCTGTGCCTGTTGTCCGCAGGACCCGCAACTTGCTGCGTATCGGCGTCATCCAGAAGCCGCTGTGGTTCGACGTGTACGCCGCCTTCCCCCCGGTCCGCGAGCCCCTGTACCGCGTGCCCCGGCCGCACTACGGCAAGGTGAAGGACGTCGTGCCGCCCATCTTCTACCGGGAGGACGAAGTGCGAGCGTGAGTCCCCGCCCGGGGCCGGAACCGCCCGCGTTGGGGCTGCGCGGCCGTGCGGTATGCGCGTGGTTGTGCCGCTGCGGGGCGCTGCGGGAACGCCGCTGCCGTTGTTGTCTCCGAGCCGCGGTGGGGCTGCTCGTGCGTGGCCGTGCCGTGGAGGAACCGCACGGCGTGGTGTGTTCACAGAGGTGGCCGGGCACCGGGTCGGGTGAAGGCTCGGCTGCCATGGAAGGTGGAACGGCCGTAATGCGCTGTGCGTGGGCTGAGTGAAACCCCCGTGCAGAAGTTGCGGTGCTCCTGCGGCGATACGGGGGGTGTAAGTTAGCGGGAACTTACGGCAGCAGCCAAACGCTGGGGCGAGCGTGCATGGTCTAATGCCCAACAGAAAAAGGAGTGACAGTTTTGTGAAGACCTCTTGTTGTAGACTGGCTCTGATCCTGttaatttatttccaaacacGTCTGGTTTTGATTGCTTTAAACACtggtttttggttgttgtttttttttatttttaataggaaatttTATAGAATTTATGGCAGTGGTCCCAAACCTTTTGATCTATCACAACCAAACTACAAATCTACTTGCCAAAGGTAAGAGTTctggttttaaaaattaaactatttCTGAAACTTGTCCCTGTCTCCCGTTAAGTCAGCAAACCGAAATGGTATTAGCGAGAGTGAAAGTACACTCTTGAAATCTAGGTTTGTTGAGAAATACAATGAAttgaaagaagagggaaaaatcgAAGAGGAAAACCTGtttgaagaaacaggaaaagccCTTTTGGCCAGTGGGAtaactctgcagagaagaggaaCAGATAAAGTAAGCTaaattcagttgtttttttttttttttggaatgtgctcttcattttcctcattatcCAGTTATTCCTGGGCTGAGCATCCACAGTGTTTTTTCTGTAAGAGAGgctgaaaaggaacagaaattgGTTCTAGTCAAAGTGTAATGTGATATGAGCGTGTAGGAAGATGAAATCACTGCCTGTCTTTTATCTTTTACCTTGAGGTCAGcaatctcattttcagtttcttgctGTGTTGGTGCTTTGAGACTGTATTGTACCTTTATAGCAAAAGCATGAGGTAGAACTTCTCTCTTAGCTTTTCTGGGCAAGAAAACTGGCAGTTGCTTTCTGTTGCTCTCTTCAGTCATGCTTTGACAAACCTTTTCAGCCCcgttttttttgttattgtgaTCATCTATCATTAACTGTAGGTAGCACAACAGGATCATCAGGATGCGGAAACCAGGGATTCTGTACTACGTCTGCAACTTCAAACCGTGTTGGAAGAGTTGCAGGAGAAGAAGGAGAGTCAGGAGGAGCAGAGACCAGAACTGagagaaacacagaaggaaaatcctTCGTCCTAACAGCTGCGCTCTTGTCTTGGCACATCCTGCAGCTTGGCATTGTGTGCCCACGGCACTCACCAGCTCAGGAGCCAGCATTTCCATCTGCACAGCCTGGCAGTCGTAAGGAATGTTCTGAAGGAGGGTATGGCTCAGTCTTCTGGCTGCGGTGCCTCCCTGTGATTGTGTGTGTGACACACATCCTTGTGTCTTTCCATCTCCCCACTTAGGAAGTGGGAGATGATCCTCTTCTTTTGAGGAACGTTGTCTTGACATTTTCAATAATGTTGTCGCAGCTTTTGAGATGGAAAATAGAGTGGAAAATTAAACGTTTCCTTTAAAATGGGAACCTGTGTCTTATTTGCAGTCGTACTATCTTGCACTGAGGGTACAGGCGTTGTGACAGTCCTGCTGTTGAAATGGCAGATGCTATTTACTTGATGCATTGTAACAGCTGTCAGAAGAGTAATCTTTTTATAGCTGATTCTGAAGAGTCGCTATTTATATGAATGTTCTACTATGTTCTTTCTGCTTCGTCACTTGCTTACATTCATAAGAGGATGAAGCATAATACCAAATAATTTGGGTCTTTGAAGTTTTTCAGCAAGTCTTAATGAAACTGGTCACTTTGGAAATGTGGAAGGTGCACCATTACCATTCTTTGCTGTAGACAAAGTTGAATGCTTTTACAGAAAGTGACTGAAACTTtggcacagaaaaggaaataataatctTACCACAGTTCAGAGCTGAGTataattcctttcttctcatgTCTGTAAACTTGATTGCTGAGCTTGTTTTTATTAAGAATATTGGGTTTAGgctaaaggaaaagcaacaacaacaacaacaaaccagcCTGTTTTAAGTCATGGCAAGCAAATCTCTCTTCCCACTTCTAACTCTTccccaaaaaggaaaaggtcaggatttccttttggttttgtaCCCACCTTGCAGACATATTCTCAAGGTGGTTTTGTGACACTGCTGCTATGTGTAATTCAAGGCAACTCTATGAATACGTACTGAGTGGCGGTAAAAGGGCTGATTTAAAAAtcctgttccttttttctttttcccttttaaatgGCATGATTTACCTCCTGATAGCAGTGTAATTACAGTAGAATTACTCAGTTACCCTTGGAAGGTCAAACTTTATTCCTAATCCTGCTTGGTAATTCTAGAGCTGATGTTGGTGGTGCATATGCCTGGCTGTGCAAGATGCTTACACATGGAGAGTAAATTACTGCCTGAATCTAAAGCCATATGTGGCAGCCCTgtgcagaggcagctgctgtgccagtATCCAGCAGAACAAGTTTGGGAACCGCCACGGTAGGAGAGAGGCTAATGTAAACAGATGTGGTGACAAAAGAAATCAGTTAAAATGGGATtcaatctgaaacaaaactggaGAGGAGATGCACGTACTGAGAGTAAAATGTGCACTTCAGTCATCAGCAACAAGTATTTGGGCGGAGGtttctttaaatttcagtgCTCTTTGGCCTTGATGAGGGCCGAGGCCAGCTGCCCTCGTTAGTAAAGTGCTGGCAGCTGTGATGTGAATTTCCCTTCTTGTGCACGGTTTCTTTGTGTGGGACAAATGGTTATCGGTCACAGACGGCTCCACATCTCCTACACTGCTGCTTTGTGTCTTTGCTTTAGGACTTTTCAATCTGAGGTAAGTGTACTGAACATCCTATTTTGCGTTATTACTGTGGGTGATGCTCCTAGCTTGCCCAGAATTGCGACTGGAagtactttaaaatgaaaagtagcGCTGTGAAGTTGAGTGCCATAACGTGAGAGGTTTCTCACTCCCTTTGCTCGCAATTTGGTGGCCTTCTGTTCATTGTTGCTTCTCTAAAACAGTGCCAAGCTGCCAGAAAGaaccttttcttctgttctctgctctcaccagcttcattcTTGCATCTTTGGTGAGCTTGGCTGTGTCTTCCTTTGCCACGTGGAGGAATAAGAAATGTAGAATGCCAAAGAGGGCAGTGGCTTGCAGTCTGCCGTGAGCCAGTTTCTATACAGAGCTCACGCTAACAAAATTagaatgtttttctgctttattctgtGTTGGGAGCAGTCGGTGAAAGCTGCTCCCCGGGCGGGGCGCTCCCAGCTGGAGCCCTCCTGGGGAGGGCTGCTGGTTCCTGCCTGATTTCCTCACCTGTGTGTGCCCGTGGAGCAGAGCAGCGTGTGCCTGGTAGTGCAGCTGTGCTTggcgggggggtggggaggggtgAGTACCGGACCCCTCGTGCTGCTCCTCTGAAATATGCTCAGATTACCTGGAAAAACCAAATCTGGTGGTGAGTTTGTGTCCGGTGAGGTGTgtttggggggtggggggggctgCTGTCCTTCCCGTGGTGCAAATCGGGCGGTGATTTCCCGGGCGGAGCCGTCGGGGTCCCGGGCCGGCTGGGGCTGGCGGGTAACGGAGTAGGGGCTGGGCTGCGGGGGGGAAGGTGGGGGACGCGAGCTGAAGTACTCAGTGCAATTAGGAGAGAGCGCAATTAAGAGCAGAGTTGTGTTTTTTGATACCGTGCGATTGATGGCTGCGTTCGCTGGGCTGGGATTGAAACGCCGATCACCGTGACCTTAGAGGAActgctattttaattaaaaggctcagagaaaaaaagcctgGGGTGagctatttattatttatcaaGTGTTTGCCTTCCAGCCGTTAGCCAAAGGTCAGCGGCTTTGCGGGGGGGTTCGCTGGGGGCCAGCACCCGCCGGGCTGCGAGCGCTGCgccccgcggggccggggccgtgTCCGCCAGGGGGGGACCGCGCAGCGCGGCCaggcggggccgggggggccggTGCTCGTGCTCGTGCTGTGGGTTGGTTTCCGTGTTTCTGCCCCACGCTCCGTGGCCGGAGGGCTGACGGCACGCGGAATGGCTGTGATGGAATTGCCGGCTCTGCTTTCGTGCCGGGGTCTGGCACGCGTGGAAACGAGCCCGAGCTTTTCTCCAGGAATCTGTTTCCCGTAGGAGCGATCTGGGCACGAGGCGCGGAACGAAGGGCTCGGGCGGGCGGAGGCCCACGCTGCTCCCCCCGGTACGAAAGCCGCAGCTGTGACCTCCGTGCTGCCCTTTGCCTTTGTGGGGCGTCGTGCGTTCCTGCAGCGTCCTtgtgcagggcagagctgtCTGCTGGCGGCCGAGCACTCGCTAATGACCGGAGCGGAGCTTCTGCCATCTCGCAATCCTACACCCCATTACAGAGCAGTGTGTGACCTTTCCTGAGCTGAAGTGCTGACCTCTTTCCTCCTGAAAGATGAGCGGTGTGCGTGCAGCAGTTCCCCTTTCTGATTGCAGAGCTCTTTTTAAGTGACAACAAATGCCAAAGTATTGGTTACGGGGCTCCTCCAGGCATCACAAACGAGACAATtgaaagcaggagggagaggaggagccCTCTACCTCTGTGACAGCCGGGCTGAAGGTCTCCCAAGGTCGGTTCCTAAAGCCAAGGGCGTCCCCTGGCAGTGTGAGGAAGCACAGGTCCCAGCCTGCGGTCTGGAGGTCTCTTGCAGAGCCTCGTGCTTCTCTCACTTGCTCGCAGCATCTGTGCTTGCCCGTGTTGTCGGCTCGCTGCCGCAGTGCTAGCAGTGAAcccagctgagctgtgctgaggggGAGGCCACTATTGCTGCTGTGAGCTCCTCAAGTCAGGGCTCTGTTCTCCAGAGCTCCCCCTGAGCTGGGTGCCGGTAGAGCAGTGACCTCCTGTGAGCATGTCCTGTGCTGATGCTCTGCAGAGGAATTGCTGAAGAGAGGTGAAGTGGTGCGGGTGCGTGGTGCCTCCCCACCCCACAGTGCCCTGGCTGATGGAAGAGcccttcagctgctccccagagTTCTGCAGTCAGCGCATCCCTGGCCACGTGTGGGTCATGCGCTGGCGGATTatccctgctgtgtgctgggggtATGGGAGCAAGGGGTGTAACAGAACTGGGCCTGGTGCCTGGAGCTGCCAGAGCAAtttgcagctgtgccagggagcTGGAGACCTGAGCGTGCAAGTGCCAGGCTTCACAAAGGCAGGTAGCAAGGCAGTTAATGCTCTGCAAATGCAGCTCTAGGTAAGCTCTTAGAGCCTTGCTTAGTTCCAGTTGTGGCAGTTTGAGCTGAAACCCTTCTGGATGAAGGGAGCCTTGTCATGGCGTGGGTTCTAAGTGGCCTGAATGGACAGAGGCTCTCGGTGGCCACTTCTCCCACCTTTGGCCACGCGTGCACACACACGCTTGGCCCCATCCCTGCGTGTTGGAgcggggctgggatggggctggtCACCCGCTGCCCATTGCTCACTGGGGACGCAGTGTCCACGGGGTCCCATCGGGGCCGTCCTTGCTGCTCTCTcggtgctgctgcctgtgtgcaTACCCCGAGCTCATTCTGATGTGCGCTAATGCTATTATCCTCCAGAAATTGAAATCAAGTCTGAACCTATAATGTTTCACTGGGAGGGAATTGGGGTTATATATTCCTGTGTACAGCAGCATTCTATTTCAGTCATAGCATTTAATTATGATTGGTGTGTTAGTGCCCACCAGAGCATAACAAATTGTCATTATGTTATTCTGCTGAGTCTAATTTAATTGGCAAGTTGTCACAAAAGCAATTATccatcatttattttgttgccataACCACATCTTGGAGAGCACCTGCTGTCTGAAGTGGAAAGGCTCTGCAGTCTCCTGGTCCTGGATTTCTTCCACTTGTCTGACACAAAGACaccatttcttcctcttatttAAAAGCACATTCCCCGTTTCCTGCAGTGGTCctgtgtgcagggctggagctgtgggGGGGTCAGGGGCCCGGCCGAGCCCTCCAGTGTCCCATGGTGgtcccagggctctgctccctCCCGGACGCTGTGGCCCAATGTAGTGTGGTGCttgtagggctgctctcaataaGCGACTTGCAGATACCTTATCTGGGCTCTCATAAAGATAGCAGGCTGGCAAGTGGAGATTAGTGGGTTCTTCTAATCTAGTGGGCAAAGTAATATAAGATTTCCCAAGGCTAACTCAAAATTGCAGATTTTCTCCTTCCTAAGACAGTGTGGGACTCTTAGCTATTAGCTGCGTGGGTCTGGGAGAGGGCACCCAAAATCACACAAGGCCAATGCAGACATGAGAGAACTTGAAGCCTGAGACACAGCGA includes the following:
- the CUEDC1 gene encoding CUE domain-containing protein 1 — its product is MTSLFRRSSSNGGSRGGSSAQELNNSRPPRQVRRLEFNQAMEDFKTMFPNMDYDIIECVLRANNGAVDATIDQLLQMNLDGSGCDDSSDSEDSIPPEILERTLEPDSSDEEPPPVYSPPAYESQALGSPRAPPTPPPRTDVPGPGRYRNWNPPLLGNLPEDFLRILPQQAARTQGSPGCRQPVPRGQGSLEQERRWKQYLEDERIALFLQNEEFMKELQRNRDFLLALERDRLKYESKKSKSTSAAVSSDFCFSSMTPGDVAPPGNSEAGSAVSDDALFRDKLKHMGKSTRKKLFELARAFSEKTKMRKSKRKHLLKHQVLGTAASTANLLDDVEGHSCDEDFQARRQQLREEEEMLKEGQ
- the MRPS23 gene encoding 28S ribosomal protein S23, mitochondrial, encoding MAGSRMQKTGSVFSRTRNLLRIGVIQKPLWFDVYAAFPPVREPLYRVPRPHYGKVKDVVPPIFYREDEVRAKFYRIYGSGPKPFDLSQPNYKSTCQRFVEKYNELKEEGKIEEENLFEETGKALLASGITLQRRGTDKVAQQDHQDAETRDSVLRLQLQTVLEELQEKKESQEEQRPELRETQKENPSS